Below is a genomic region from Medicago truncatula cultivar Jemalong A17 chromosome 3, MtrunA17r5.0-ANR, whole genome shotgun sequence.
TTCAGCCGCAAGCATCTCCGTATAGAGCCAGGCATGTTTTGATATGAGACGTGCAAGAGTTCTATAATGATTGTCTGTCCAATCCATCATTGGAGCCACACTGATATCCAAGCAATAACAAACCATATCAAATCAAAACATCATTCCAATTGCTAGATATCACAAGCATAAAGTAAGAGAGATGAAAGCAAAAAAAAGCATATATACCTAAACCAAGGAGGAAGATAATCATCTTCAACCATTGCAGCTACACTGTATGTTTCTTCCTTTCAAGTATAAGCAGAAAACAACCCTAACCAGCACAAATTCCTCAAAGATGTATATAACTACCAACAATCTGCACACACAAAAAACTTATGGTATCAGAAAATCGTATTGTAACAGATAAATCATCAATACTTCACCATTCATCACAAATCATAGTTTGCTCCCTCATGAAAATGTTACATTTGTcctatgaagcacgaacactCCTCAGATTAGAGGTGTACACCAACACATGCAATTAcatgaattatgtgattttctcaaattatcatAGCATTTGTCCAATTGATATGTAATTACCAATTATTATTCTAAATTGTTAttagttgaaaataaaatcaatgctAACTCAACCGGCAATACCGATATTGCTAGGTTGGACATCTTCGCCCAGATTCGAACCCAGatctcacagttgtgtgtgggTTTTTATGTGGTGTTTGTTACTTCGTCTACGAACTCGTACTCAAAATATGGGTTTGAGTAGggttttaataaataaaaattgaacaaaaacgGGTAAAAAAGGAAAACGGAATGAAGAGAATTGAAGAGAGAGAGTAACGAAAGGAACTTACCGTTGTTGACAGAATCCAGCGGCAAATTGAAAAGTTTTTCAGTTTTCTTCTGTTGCATTGCAGTCTCCTCTTCAACCAAGGTATACCCTGTTGTTTCTAACTTACTCGATACACCCCCCACCCGACTATTTTCCACAACATTTAACAATAATACCTAAAATATCCACAACTCtttttttgtccttaaaaaaaaacaagaattatTGTTTTAATGAATATAGGACATTTTTACTTAGAGAAAATGATATTTGCATTTATGTTGTATTTATGTTGTGTACGAGTGGGAAAGtttccaaagaaaaaaaagtgtttttgttaaatagtaaaaaatatttaaagtgaTTTTAAGAGGGAAAAAGAAGGTAGTTAGTGTTATTTTAGTTCAttcttaatttttcttaaaaaaatgtttttaagtgtttttgatCAAAAGTGATagattaaaaacaattaaaagtcGAGGGTATGGTAGACGCTCCCATAATTATTTATGACTATCGCACAATACTTTCAAGACAAATATGCATCAATAATGATATAGtggaataaaataaatttggcCACACTAATTAGAACTATAATAGAGGCGGACTGATATTATAATGTAGTAATAATGTGTTAGTTTTTGTGCCGGTAAGCATAGTTTAATTGGTAGAGAcaatgttttttaatatataggGCTAGAGTTTGATTTTAGAATTCtccatttatttatcttaaggGGTGAATTTTTAGCTGTTAgactaattaacaaaaataaataaagtacgACAACGAACTTGAATCTTCAACGTATACAAGTTAGGCATGTCCCAAAGTATGCTACACTcctaaatttaaataaatgtaCATACTCATtacactttttataaaaaaaaaaaattataatggagtTCTAATAGATAGaggaaatttttttctttctttcattttattaatttgaatcTCATACCCAATTAATTGAGGTTTATCTGTTGTCATTATTCTAATTAAGGAGAAATGATAAGTgggcaaaacaaaacaatgagaTAAAAGACACCATGcttaaatatttataacatGAGTggcatttttgttattttcattaaaGTACAGGGAAGGATTGTCATGTGTCTATTATTTTGTGTCCATTTATCATATCTCATAAAATGTGTTTATTATTGTGTCCATTTATCATATCTCATAAAAGTCTATTTCAATTACTACGTTTAATgtcatttaatctaattttacaCTGAAATGAATTATtgattcattttataaattcaCTAATAAGTGCAgtattttacccttcccaaacAAACTCAACATTCAAATTGTATCGAGACATGATATATTGTAATACTACTCATGTGGATATCAATGGTCATCCTCAttagtgtaattttatttcctaTTTATGTATCATACATCAAATCTTATATCTACCTAAAAGTATGTTACAATTCTTAACATTGTTTTTCTAACTCAACATATTGAGGTTTTACTGCATTGTAACACGCCGGATGAACTTGTCAATGATCTTACATATTTGGCATCAAcaactttaaaattttgttcAGGGCTATAATTCGGTTTTGTCACTTGTCCACCTTTTGTTTCCACAAAGGATGCTCCATTTTCAAAAGCGTCCCCAACCGAATAAAATTCCCACGTATCTCCAATTTCATTACTACTTTTTCTCCACGTGACCTACAccgattatatttttaatttagcacaatctatttattttatgaacgAAACAATCATAAAAGATTGATGTATTAATTGCTTGAAATAATTACCTCCTTCTTCCCTCTTGAAGGTGCTATGAAGAGGTTTGATTGACTTTTAAGGCTTGGTTCCATACTTCCACCTATTGCATATTGCACCCATCCCATGTACAAATTATTTGCAACATGTGCATATCCATGACgaattctgtaaaaaaaaaatgaatgataaaacttatgaataaatttggaaatatttttttacttttaattttgtttattgtataaaaaaaaactaataattttgCAATCATAAATTACCTAGGCATGTGTTGGTGGCAATTAGGTCCAAAATAGTTGTATACAACGGTGACTTTCATGTTTTTGTCTCTCACAAATCCATCATCATGACCAAGAAGCATAACTTTATTTTGCTCTCTAAACCAATTGTTGGAGATCGTTATATCAGTGGAACCTCGTGTAACGTCTAGAAGACCATCTTGACAATCATAAAGTGTGTTATGATCGATCCAAATTTTTGAAGCAGAAACCAATCTGATTGCATCTCCATCAACTTGACCTAATGAAATTATCTTTCCATCGGGACCCATCACCATTCCAGGAGCTTGAGGTTGACAATGATGAACCCTAATTCCGTGGATGATTATATTGGTTGTCTAATAACAGATAACAAACATGTCATTATAAGTTAGAAAGCCGTAAATgttgattgaaattttaaaagaataaaataaaattaactataATAATGATTGTACAAActtgaatgaaaaagaaattatggaCAAATGTTAGAGAAAAATGACAGAATTTATCtcaaattttaatgttttataaattttggaaactataaaataaaatcaaaatgtattcatttcatattttagataatattctattatataattgtatatcaAACTTTTTAACTAGGCCAGTgttggtataatttttttacatggaTTTTTTATTGCTATAATGCTACATTCTGGGAACATTTCAATTGTCCATTTGTTTTATCTATAGTTTTGATTTCCAATTCAAtactattttgtaattttaagcTTATCATTAGTTATCACCTTATATATCATCAGACATGCATTATCTGCAATGTGGACATCGACGCCTCGACCATCAATGGTGGTGAAACTACTGATGAGAAGGGGTCTCACAAGCTTAATGTTCATGTTCCTTTTGAATGTGATCCAAACTTTTCCTTGAATCCTAGATGCTCCATATCTCAAGGTTCCAGGTGCTGGATTTAAAGGGTGGTCACTAGGATCGGTAACTTTATAATGGATTAAGTCCTTACCTATGTTGTTTGTCATTTTCCCTACATATCCCACTGAGCAAACAGCAAGTTGTTGTCGATGTTTCCTCCATTCAGGATTGAATCTCCAACATTGATCAATCACATTCATTTCCTTGTCTTCTATCTTAGTTTTCTGGAAAGAACTAGCATtcgttttaaaaaatgtgaGCATAAcaacaagtaaaataaaacatcaaaagacgGAGTTGATTACTTGATGACAAGCCATGATTCTTAATATActtgtttttaaattaattataatactaATTGAGTTATTGAGAAGAGTTGGATGGTAAGAAGCAAGAGGTTTGCTTGGTTTTTATATTGGAGAATAATGGTGTGAGAAAGTGATAATATAGGTTAAATTTGTTAGTGAATGTTCGAGGTTTGGAAGTTagtttaagttgttgtgttAAGCTTTGGCCAAGGGACTTACTCGTTTAAGAGGGaaactaaaaatagaaagaagtAAGGCTTAGTTAGTTTTAAATCATTAACTTAAATCATAACGATATAACAATTGGCTAAATTTAAAGATTACCCATAGAAAGTGATAATATGAAGCGCTAAATATATACAAATGGGTTTGGGTAAACAAAACAttgtttatcattattattgttattatatttgtttatatatatatgtatgttttatttgtttatgatGATTGGTGGAGCAATTTTGTGTAATTTAAAAGTAATTGATTTCAATCtattacataatataatattggactg
It encodes:
- the LOC11446795 gene encoding probable pectate lyase 16 gives rise to the protein MNVIDQCWRFNPEWRKHRQQLAVCSVGYVGKMTNNIGKDLIHYKVTDPSDHPLNPAPGTLRYGASRIQGKVWITFKRNMNIKLVRPLLISSFTTIDGRGVDVHIADNACLMIYKTTNIIIHGIRVHHCQPQAPGMVMGPDGKIISLGQVDGDAIRLVSASKIWIDHNTLYDCQDGLLDVTRGSTDITISNNWFREQNKVMLLGHDDGFVRDKNMKVTVVYNYFGPNCHQHMPRIRHGYAHVANNLYMGWVQYAIGGSMEPSLKSQSNLFIAPSRGKKEVTWRKSSNEIGDTWEFYSVGDAFENGASFVETKGGQVTKPNYSPEQNFKVVDAKYVRSLTSSSGVLQCSKTSIC